In one window of Erythrolamprus reginae isolate rEryReg1 chromosome 1, rEryReg1.hap1, whole genome shotgun sequence DNA:
- the STX11 gene encoding syntaxin-11, translated as MRDRLLEFYELSRLYSQHTGEAEDDFQRPHGTLLFETDHAIANLYKNIQEIRTHNHRLKEDVRRLCKQNYRFLTSMRRFSSIKRDTNTIAKDIKARGEEIHRKLQVLRDLGENAETEYGENAVVTRVCKDHYVDLMHAFQEAMFNYNETEMKERDNCKIRIQRQLEIMGKEVSGNQIEDIIEQGRWDVFSENLLSDTKGARSALNEIETRHKELMKLESRIKEVHELFLQVALLVEEQADTFDVIAFNMQNVQEYVGDAKDEVRKALEYRRKHPCRTVLCCCLSCLKG; from the coding sequence ATGAGAGACAGACTCTTGGAGTTTTATGAATTATCTAGGCTGTACAGCCAACATACTGGAGAGGCCGAAGATGACTTCCAAAGACCTCATGGAACGCTTCTTTTTGAAACTGACCATGCCATAGCAAATCTTTACAAAAACATTCAAGAGATTCGAACACACAATCACCGCCTGAAGGAAGATGTGAGGCGCTTGTGCAAACAAAACTATCGCTTCCTGACATCAATGCGTCGCTTCAGTAGCATCAAGCGAGACACAAACACCATAGCAAAGGATATTAAGGCCCGCGGGGAGGAAATCCACAGAAAGCTTCAGGTCCTGAGAGATCTGGGCGAAAATGCAGAAACAGAATATGGTGAAAATGCCGTTGTAACCCGTGTGTGCAAGGATCATTATGTCGATCTCATGCATGCTTTTCAGGAAGCCATGTTTAACTACAATGAAACTGAGATGAAAGAGCGAGACAATTGCAAAATTAGGATTCAGCGGCAGCTGGAGATCATGGGCAAAGAAGTGTCTGGGAATCAGATCGAGGACATAATTGAGCAAGGCCGATGGGATGTATTCTCCGAGAACCTGCTGTCTGACACCAAAGGGGCTCGCTCTGCCTTGAATGAGATAGAAACCCGGCACAAAGAGCTGATGAAGCTTGAATCTCGAATCAAAGAGGTCCACGAACTTTTCCTACAGGTGGCATTGCTGGTGGAAGAGCAGGCTGACACCTTTGATGTCATTGCGTTCAACATGCAGAATGTGCAAGAATATGTTGGGGACGCTAAAGACGAAGTGAGGAAAGCACTTGAATACCGGAGAAAGCATCCCTGCCGGACAGTCCTTTGCTGCTGTTTATCCTGCCTTAAAGGCTAA